A window from Gemmatimonadales bacterium encodes these proteins:
- a CDS encoding PAS domain-containing protein, whose product MPMQSRDATPFPTDAIWHALVTGTNYYVALLDLTGTVRYTSWAGGGDRTGSNVGQSVDELMPGLAPAVMEAIRAATETVGRVERDVPMPVDNVSRWFRASISAIRGPSGAPTGVLVIGHDVTGTKQSAVELRMSVNALHRLLEAREQLSADMHDGILQSLYGLGLRLSAARATLNTDPSATGLHLDQAVAQVSDAMAEVRRVIRDEGAPGSMGLQWKDTLAGVLRGLEQVDGPGLSIDIPPQVADRIPEQHRREIVYFAREAVSNAMRHSNASRVAVRLFDDHDGLCLEIEDDGQGISPERSAQGFGLLSMTRRAAQMGARLTLMSAPGEGTRVRLDLPIQGAAT is encoded by the coding sequence GTGCCGATGCAATCGCGAGACGCCACCCCGTTCCCGACCGACGCGATCTGGCACGCCCTGGTCACCGGCACGAACTACTATGTCGCCTTGCTCGACCTGACCGGCACCGTTCGGTACACCAGCTGGGCCGGCGGCGGTGACCGCACCGGTTCCAATGTCGGCCAATCGGTGGATGAGCTGATGCCGGGGCTTGCTCCGGCCGTCATGGAAGCGATTCGCGCGGCTACCGAAACCGTCGGCAGGGTCGAACGCGACGTGCCAATGCCGGTCGACAACGTGTCCCGCTGGTTTCGCGCCTCGATCAGCGCCATCCGCGGTCCCTCGGGCGCACCGACGGGCGTGCTGGTGATCGGCCACGACGTAACCGGGACGAAGCAGTCAGCGGTCGAGCTGCGGATGAGCGTCAACGCGCTCCACCGCCTGCTCGAGGCGCGCGAGCAGCTCTCGGCCGACATGCACGACGGCATTCTGCAATCGCTCTACGGCCTTGGCCTCCGACTCTCGGCAGCCCGGGCCACGCTCAACACCGATCCCTCGGCCACCGGTCTGCATCTCGACCAGGCCGTGGCCCAGGTCAGCGATGCGATGGCCGAAGTCAGGCGCGTCATCCGCGATGAAGGGGCGCCCGGGTCGATGGGCCTCCAATGGAAGGATACGCTCGCTGGCGTGCTGCGGGGACTCGAGCAGGTCGATGGCCCCGGCCTCAGCATCGACATTCCTCCGCAGGTGGCCGACCGGATCCCCGAACAGCACCGCCGCGAGATCGTCTACTTTGCGCGGGAAGCGGTCAGCAACGCGATGCGACACTCCAATGCAAGCCGCGTCGCGGTGCGTCTGTTCGACGATCACGACGGTTTGTGCCTCGAGATCGAGGACGACGGACAGGGCATTTCGCCCGAGCGATCGGCCCAGGGCTTCGGACTCCTCAGCATGACGCGACGGGCAGCGCAGATGGGCGCCAGACTGACCCTCATGTCTGCACCGGGAGAAGGAACTCGGGTACGACTCGATCTTCCGATTCAAGGAGCCGCGACGTGA
- a CDS encoding response regulator transcription factor, giving the protein MRIRVLLVDDSEVVRVGLAAVLGQDPGIEIVGMGATSYEAVAQAQALEPDVALLDVRLPDEGGIEAGRRILELLPDTRVVFLSAFADDELVRAAIVIGAHGYLLKEVDVPSLIDSIKRVAGGERLLDAGLRSNMLEWVMQNVPAGTALEAPPLSDKQQQIVALVAAGMTNNEIAAALDLSPKTVKNYLHRIFEKLGIQRRSQAAAHHARLSGPSTISQSG; this is encoded by the coding sequence GTGAGGATTCGTGTCCTGCTGGTCGACGACAGCGAGGTGGTTCGCGTCGGGCTTGCCGCCGTTCTGGGCCAGGACCCCGGTATCGAGATCGTCGGGATGGGGGCGACGTCGTACGAGGCCGTTGCACAGGCTCAGGCCCTGGAGCCTGACGTCGCGCTACTGGATGTCCGCCTGCCCGATGAAGGCGGCATCGAGGCCGGCCGGCGGATTCTGGAACTGCTGCCGGACACCCGGGTCGTCTTCCTGAGCGCGTTTGCGGACGACGAGCTGGTCCGCGCGGCAATCGTGATCGGTGCACACGGATATCTGCTCAAGGAAGTCGATGTGCCCTCCCTGATCGACTCGATCAAACGGGTAGCTGGCGGCGAGCGGCTGCTCGACGCAGGGTTGCGAAGCAATATGCTGGAATGGGTGATGCAGAACGTGCCGGCCGGCACGGCCCTCGAGGCGCCCCCTTTGAGTGACAAGCAGCAGCAGATCGTCGCTTTGGTTGCTGCCGGCATGACCAACAACGAGATCGCCGCCGCGCTCGACCTGTCACCGAAAACCGTGAAGAACTACCTGCACCGCATCTTCGAGAAACTGGGAATTCAGCGTCGATCTCAGGCAGCCGCGCACCATGCCCGATTGAGCGGCCCGAGCACGATCAGTCAGTCGGGATAG
- the fadJ gene encoding fatty acid oxidation complex subunit alpha FadJ, translated as MAILTTTLAEHSVAVVTLDVPGEPVNTFNLSHTDELWGALERLGQDSSVRAVVIRSGKPDSFIAGADINQFVAFSSAADAEAASRAGHAFLDKVERFPKPIVTAIHGACLGLGLELALATSYRIATDHPKTQLGLPEVQLGILPGSGGSNRLPKLIGVRAALDIILAGKSERAPKALRLGLIDELVPESILLDTAVAAADRLARGTRPKRVPGGKGLAAAILDRTALGRRLVYRTARKQVMSRTKGHYPAPLAALDVVRAAVEQGPSVGYPLEAREFGRLAVTPVSRELVRIFFATTALKKDDGVPPGSASPREVRRLGVIGSGFMGAGIAGTAIVTAKVDVRLKDAELARVGKGISAALGIPRRQLERKRISRYEFERLAALVSGGVDNRGFEACDLVIEAVFEDLNVKRAVLADLEPVLPRHAIFASNTSTIPIARIAEHAERPENVVGMHFFSPVDRMPLLEVIPTERTSPETIATAVRFGKKMGKTVIVVADTPGFWVNRILSPYFVEAGHLVMEGVPVETIDRIMVQYGFPVGPVALLDEVGIDVAAKGGVVMREAFGDRLAPAAAIGRMVDAKRLGRKAGKGFYRYDDGKKSDPDSEMYRLLGVTPLASVDEEEIRRRLVYPLLNEAGRAFGEGVVRSPRDGDIGAIFGIGYPPFLGGPLRTIDAIGPAQVVETLEGLASRHGPRFTPADTLVALARAGARYYPD; from the coding sequence ATGGCGATTCTCACCACGACTCTGGCAGAGCACAGCGTCGCCGTCGTGACCCTCGACGTGCCCGGCGAGCCGGTCAACACCTTCAATCTCTCGCACACCGACGAGCTCTGGGGCGCTCTGGAACGACTCGGCCAGGACTCCTCTGTTCGCGCCGTCGTGATCCGTTCGGGCAAGCCCGACAGCTTCATTGCCGGTGCGGACATCAACCAGTTCGTGGCCTTTTCGTCCGCCGCAGACGCCGAGGCAGCCAGCCGGGCAGGCCACGCCTTCCTCGACAAGGTGGAGCGATTTCCCAAGCCGATCGTCACCGCCATTCACGGTGCCTGCCTGGGCCTCGGTCTCGAACTGGCGCTCGCCACCAGCTATCGTATCGCCACCGATCATCCCAAGACTCAGCTTGGCTTGCCTGAGGTGCAGCTGGGCATACTCCCCGGCAGCGGCGGCTCGAATCGCCTGCCGAAGTTGATCGGCGTCCGGGCGGCTCTGGACATCATCCTGGCGGGCAAGAGCGAGCGTGCGCCCAAAGCGCTCCGCCTGGGGTTGATCGACGAGCTGGTGCCCGAAAGTATCCTGCTCGACACGGCGGTCGCGGCTGCGGATCGCCTGGCGCGCGGCACTCGACCGAAGCGGGTACCGGGAGGGAAAGGACTGGCAGCCGCGATTCTCGACCGAACCGCGCTGGGACGGCGGCTGGTGTATCGAACCGCGCGGAAGCAGGTGATGTCGCGGACCAAAGGGCATTATCCGGCTCCGCTGGCAGCCCTCGATGTCGTCAGAGCTGCCGTGGAGCAGGGGCCGAGCGTCGGGTATCCGCTCGAGGCCCGGGAGTTCGGCCGGCTGGCGGTCACGCCGGTGTCGCGCGAGTTGGTGCGCATCTTCTTTGCAACGACGGCCCTCAAAAAGGACGACGGCGTTCCGCCCGGTTCCGCGTCGCCGCGGGAGGTTCGCCGATTGGGTGTGATCGGTTCGGGCTTTATGGGGGCCGGCATTGCCGGCACGGCCATCGTCACTGCCAAGGTCGACGTTCGACTCAAGGACGCAGAGCTGGCCCGGGTCGGCAAAGGAATCAGCGCGGCGCTCGGTATCCCGCGCCGTCAGCTCGAACGAAAGCGGATTTCCCGGTATGAGTTCGAGCGTCTCGCCGCGCTCGTCTCGGGCGGGGTCGACAATCGCGGCTTCGAGGCGTGTGACCTGGTCATCGAGGCCGTCTTCGAGGACCTGAACGTCAAACGAGCGGTCCTGGCCGACCTCGAACCGGTGCTGCCGCGGCACGCGATCTTCGCCAGCAACACGTCGACCATTCCGATTGCTCGAATTGCGGAACACGCCGAGCGGCCCGAGAACGTGGTGGGGATGCATTTCTTCTCGCCGGTCGATCGCATGCCGCTGCTTGAGGTCATCCCGACCGAGCGCACCAGCCCGGAGACGATTGCCACGGCAGTTCGCTTCGGCAAGAAGATGGGCAAGACGGTCATCGTGGTCGCCGATACCCCGGGATTCTGGGTCAACCGGATTCTGTCACCCTACTTCGTCGAAGCTGGGCACCTGGTGATGGAAGGCGTTCCGGTCGAGACGATCGATCGGATCATGGTGCAGTACGGATTCCCGGTCGGGCCGGTGGCTCTGCTCGATGAGGTCGGTATCGACGTAGCTGCCAAGGGCGGGGTCGTGATGCGCGAGGCATTCGGTGATCGGCTCGCGCCGGCTGCTGCCATCGGACGGATGGTCGATGCCAAGCGCCTGGGTCGCAAGGCAGGCAAGGGCTTCTATCGTTATGACGACGGCAAGAAATCCGATCCCGACAGCGAGATGTACCGGTTGCTGGGCGTCACACCACTCGCCTCGGTCGACGAAGAGGAGATCCGACGCCGTCTGGTGTATCCCCTGCTCAACGAGGCCGGGCGTGCCTTCGGTGAGGGCGTGGTGCGCTCGCCCCGCGACGGCGACATCGGCGCCATCTTCGGGATCGGTTACCCGCCGTTTCTCGGTGGCCCGCTCCGCACCATCGATGCGATCGGTCCTGCTCAGGTTGTCGAGACCCTCGAAGGGCTCGCCTCGCGGCACGGGCCCCGCTTCACGCCAGCCGACACGCTGGTCGCACTCGCGCGCGCCGGCGCCCGGTACTATCCCGACTGA
- a CDS encoding acetyl-CoA C-acyltransferase, which produces MAAREAVIVAGVRTPFARAGTQLRDASGVAMARHAARELIYRSGVDGRDVDEVIFGQVVQSVLAPNVAREVSLLPQLPRTIPAYSLNRACASSAQAIASAHDQIVLGHADAVIAGGVESLSDVPILHSKRMSRLLVDASKAKTLGARLGTFAKVRPRDLVPVSPAIAEPSTGESMGQSAEKMAKENGISRADQDALALMSHQRAAAATADGRLAAEIAPWFGGKGMDEVVTSDNGIRADASLEALAALKPVFDRRYGSVTAGNASPLTDGAAAVLVMERAKALALGYRSLVSIRSYAVAAVDPGWQLLMGPLFAVPTALDRAGLSLADMGLVEIHEAFAAQVLSNVRAWGSKAWAERAGRSAPVGDVDWDRTNVMGGSIAIGHPFGATGARIATSLANEMVRRDVQFGLISICAQGGMGFAMVLERR; this is translated from the coding sequence ATGGCAGCGCGCGAAGCGGTGATCGTTGCCGGGGTCAGGACCCCCTTCGCCCGCGCCGGGACTCAGCTGCGCGATGCCAGCGGCGTCGCAATGGCGCGGCACGCCGCCCGGGAGCTGATCTACCGGAGCGGGGTCGACGGCCGCGACGTGGACGAAGTCATCTTCGGCCAGGTGGTGCAGAGCGTGCTGGCGCCCAACGTCGCGCGTGAGGTCAGCCTGCTTCCGCAGCTGCCGCGAACCATTCCGGCCTATTCTCTCAATCGGGCCTGTGCCTCATCGGCGCAAGCCATTGCGTCGGCTCATGACCAAATCGTTCTCGGTCATGCGGATGCAGTCATTGCCGGTGGCGTCGAGTCGCTCTCGGACGTGCCGATTCTCCACTCGAAGCGCATGAGCCGCCTACTGGTCGACGCCAGCAAAGCCAAGACCCTGGGGGCCCGGCTCGGCACCTTCGCCAAGGTCCGACCGCGGGACTTGGTACCGGTATCTCCGGCCATTGCCGAGCCGTCGACCGGCGAGTCGATGGGGCAATCGGCCGAGAAGATGGCCAAGGAAAACGGGATTTCGCGGGCCGACCAGGATGCCCTGGCGCTGATGAGTCACCAGCGCGCCGCCGCCGCAACGGCCGATGGGCGGCTTGCCGCGGAGATCGCCCCGTGGTTTGGTGGCAAAGGGATGGACGAGGTCGTGACGAGCGACAACGGGATCCGAGCCGACGCCAGTCTGGAAGCGCTTGCTGCGCTCAAGCCGGTCTTCGATCGGCGCTATGGCTCGGTCACCGCGGGCAACGCCTCCCCGCTCACGGACGGAGCCGCAGCCGTGCTGGTAATGGAGCGGGCCAAGGCGCTGGCCCTCGGGTACCGCTCGCTGGTGTCGATCCGGAGTTATGCGGTTGCAGCGGTCGATCCGGGCTGGCAACTCTTGATGGGACCGCTCTTTGCGGTGCCGACGGCGCTCGATCGGGCCGGATTGTCCCTGGCGGATATGGGCCTGGTCGAGATCCACGAGGCGTTTGCCGCGCAGGTATTGTCCAACGTGCGCGCCTGGGGTTCGAAGGCCTGGGCCGAACGGGCCGGTCGGTCGGCGCCGGTGGGGGACGTCGACTGGGACCGAACCAACGTGATGGGCGGCTCGATTGCCATCGGCCATCCCTTCGGAGCAACCGGGGCCAGGATCGCGACCTCCCTGGCAAACGAGATGGTCCGCCGGGATGTTCAGTTCGGCCTGATTTCGATTTGTGCGCAGGGCGGGATGGGGTTTGCCATGGTGCTGGAGCGGAGGTAG
- a CDS encoding class I SAM-dependent methyltransferase, with product MLGFEQRPSFWFTANAGLFRPGVRVLDLASGPGRHALAAAALGATVVAVDRDAGRLAEGRAESERRKLIVEWVQADLEGPWPDLGQFDVVLVFNYLDRARMPAVARLLKPGGYLLFETFLEVQRQLGWGPTSDAHLLKYGEAAALIAPLTLVHGREVFEPADNAQWAAVSSILAQRTK from the coding sequence GTGCTCGGTTTTGAGCAGCGTCCGAGCTTTTGGTTCACGGCAAATGCCGGACTGTTTCGACCTGGTGTCCGGGTTCTGGACCTCGCCTCAGGTCCGGGTCGTCACGCCTTGGCTGCGGCCGCCCTCGGCGCCACTGTGGTTGCCGTCGATCGTGATGCGGGCCGACTTGCGGAGGGCCGGGCCGAATCCGAACGGCGGAAGCTGATCGTCGAGTGGGTTCAGGCGGACCTCGAGGGCCCATGGCCTGACCTGGGCCAATTCGATGTTGTGCTGGTGTTCAACTACCTCGATCGGGCCCGGATGCCTGCCGTGGCCCGATTGCTCAAGCCCGGCGGCTATCTTCTCTTCGAAACCTTCCTCGAGGTGCAGCGTCAGCTCGGCTGGGGGCCGACCAGCGATGCCCACCTGCTCAAATATGGCGAGGCTGCGGCGCTCATCGCCCCGCTGACCCTGGTGCACGGGCGCGAAGTGTTCGAGCCCGCCGACAACGCGCAGTGGGCGGCGGTGTCGAGTATTCTCGCCCAGCGAACAAAGTAA
- a CDS encoding glycerol-3-phosphate dehydrogenase/oxidase codes for MNPSARATIWDLSARRFDLLVVGGGATGAGIAREAALRGLSVAVVERGDIAAGTSSRSSRLIHGGLRYLEHRQWSLVRESLTERGVLLRIAPHLVRPLGFLFPNFDTDRVPRWKLELGLTVYDILALGGNVRRHRALSKRAVLDQEPLLRERGLRGGALYWDAQCDDARLTLATLQSAAQHGALVANYTCVTALEFDQGRVAGAIIEDQLTGAQGTVRATVTVNATGPWTDHLRHLEDPTQPALLRASRGAHVMVPRSRIGHHHAITFLSPVDGRVMFVLPWGDRSYIGTTDTDSTEHPDDTVATETDMLYLLRSANALFPGARLGLEDISLSWAGLRPLIRSDQLSPSARSREHLIESGSRGLVTITGGKLTTYRRMAIDLVETVAPQLGTGRIVPTDPMKTRSARETLPGGSAYRAEAYRAEGASLGLTEPTVAHLIGQYGSDLPLITDLVRERPELAAPVHPPHGAIGAQVVHAVRREFARRLDDVLFRRLSIGSETPDAGAGAAEPVATLMGLELGWDETRRQEEIQRYLQLARAIPRGTEHGGEYASGSAAP; via the coding sequence ATGAACCCTTCCGCTCGTGCAACGATCTGGGATCTCTCGGCTCGCCGATTCGACCTGTTGGTCGTGGGCGGCGGCGCGACGGGCGCCGGCATTGCCCGCGAGGCAGCGCTTCGCGGGCTTTCGGTGGCAGTGGTCGAGCGGGGCGACATTGCCGCCGGAACGAGTTCCCGATCGAGCCGCCTGATCCACGGCGGGCTTCGGTACCTCGAGCACCGGCAGTGGTCCCTGGTTCGAGAATCGCTCACCGAACGCGGGGTTCTGCTCCGAATCGCCCCCCACCTGGTCCGACCCCTGGGCTTCCTGTTTCCCAACTTCGACACCGACCGGGTGCCCCGGTGGAAGCTCGAGCTCGGCCTGACAGTCTATGACATCCTGGCGCTGGGCGGAAATGTGCGCCGGCATCGGGCCTTGAGCAAGCGAGCGGTGCTCGACCAGGAGCCATTGCTGCGTGAGCGGGGGCTCCGGGGAGGGGCCCTGTACTGGGATGCCCAGTGCGATGATGCCCGGCTGACCCTTGCCACCCTGCAGTCAGCGGCCCAACACGGGGCTCTCGTCGCCAACTACACCTGTGTTACCGCCCTGGAGTTCGACCAGGGGCGGGTTGCCGGGGCGATCATCGAAGACCAGCTGACGGGTGCCCAGGGCACCGTCCGCGCGACCGTGACCGTCAACGCCACCGGACCCTGGACCGATCACCTCCGCCACCTTGAGGACCCGACGCAACCCGCGCTGCTGCGTGCCAGCCGGGGCGCGCATGTGATGGTTCCGCGGTCCCGGATCGGTCATCACCATGCCATCACGTTTCTGAGCCCGGTCGATGGCCGGGTGATGTTCGTGCTGCCGTGGGGCGACCGGTCCTATATCGGCACGACAGACACCGATTCGACCGAGCATCCGGACGATACGGTCGCCACCGAAACCGACATGCTGTACTTGCTTCGATCGGCCAATGCACTGTTTCCGGGTGCGCGGCTCGGCCTCGAAGACATCTCCCTCTCTTGGGCCGGGCTCAGGCCTTTGATCCGATCGGACCAACTTTCCCCCTCCGCGCGTTCCCGAGAGCATCTGATCGAAAGTGGTTCACGCGGCCTGGTCACCATTACCGGGGGCAAGCTCACCACCTATCGCCGGATGGCCATCGACCTGGTCGAGACTGTTGCTCCGCAGCTCGGCACTGGGCGGATCGTGCCGACCGACCCGATGAAAACTCGAAGCGCCAGGGAGACCCTCCCGGGGGGCTCTGCCTACCGCGCGGAGGCGTACCGAGCCGAAGGCGCCTCCCTCGGGCTCACGGAACCGACCGTGGCGCATCTGATCGGCCAGTATGGCTCCGACCTGCCGCTGATCACCGACCTGGTCCGGGAGCGGCCCGAGCTTGCCGCACCGGTCCACCCGCCACACGGCGCCATCGGTGCCCAGGTCGTCCATGCGGTCCGCCGGGAGTTCGCCCGCCGCCTCGATGACGTGCTCTTCCGGCGCCTGTCGATCGGCTCGGAGACACCCGATGCTGGAGCAGGAGCGGCCGAGCCGGTTGCCACGCTGATGGGGCTCGAACTGGGGTGGGACGAGACGCGACGACAGGAGGAGATTCAGCGTTATCTGCAGCTCGCTCGTGCGATTCCCCGTGGCACCGAACACGGCGGGGAGTATGCATCCGGCTCGGCGGCACCGTGA